In Brassica napus cultivar Da-Ae chromosome A3, Da-Ae, whole genome shotgun sequence, the sequence AATTGGTGACTTGCTGCTTTGTTGAAGGGACAAGTGTGAcattgtttattttcattttcttcttctgccATTAGATGTCTAGCTGTATCTCCAAACTTTGAGATTGCGAAGAATAATATGGCCATAGCTCTGACAGATTTAGGAACAAAGGTAATAATAATccttaagttttattaaaatttagttgttCAGCTGTGAGTGTATCTGAGTTGTCAGTGATGTTTCTTCAGGTTAAACTTGAAGGCGATGTGAGCCAAGGAGTGGCGTATTACAAGAAGGCTCTCTACTATAACTGGCACTATGCAGATGCTATGTATAATCTTGGGGTGGCTTATGGTGAAATGCTGAAGTTTGACATGGTATTTAATTTTGCGATTTATTCATTTCTGTAATTCAGTAATTATGTGCTTGGTTTTTGAGGTTGGTCATGTGTTCTATTTGTGCAGGCAATTGTGTTCTATGAGCTTGCGTTCCACTTCAACCCACATTGTGCTGAGGCTTGCAACAATTTGGGAGTACTCTACAAAGACCGTGACAACCTTGATAAAGCTGTGGAGTGTTATCAGGTATTGTTTATGCTAAATCTGCATCATTTCATGATTGTTTCATTGTCTTTTGAATAATACTCCCAACCTTTGTAGATGGCTCTGTCAATCAAACCAAATTTTGCACAGTCGCTTAATAACCTCGGTGTCGTCTACACAGTCCAGGTTTGATATAGATTAAGGATGGCTTAGTGTTTCTTAATAGAATCTTTAGACTCAATACTCAATGCTTATTTTTCTGATATTACAGGGGAAAATGGATGCTGCTGCTGATACGATCGAGAAGGCAATCCTTGCAAATCCCACTTATGCAGAAGCTTTTAACAACTTAGGTTTGAGTTCCCTCTTCTGTTCTTAAGAGTCGTTTAGTTTCTGTTATAACCTGTTTATTCAAATGTAGGTGTTCTTTACAGAGACGCTGGAAACATAACCGCGGCTATCGATGCTTATGAGGAATGCCTTAAGATAGATCAAGATTCTCGCAATGCTGGCCAGAACCGATTGCTTGCCATGAACTACATAAACGAAGGACTCGATGACAAACTATACGAGGCTCACAGGTTAGAAtttatattatgacttagttTTGATTTCTCTTCTGTTACTTTTATGGGACTTACAGTGAGAAACTCTTTTATGAACACAGAGACTGGGGTTGGCGTTTCACAAGATTACACCCACAGTACACTTCGTGGGATAATGTTAAAGATCCAGAGCGACCTATCACCATCGGATATATCTCCCCAGACTTCTTCACTCATTCGGTTTCTTATTTCATTGAAGCCCCACTCACTCATCATGATTACACAAAGTACAGAGTTGTGGTTTATTCAGCGGTAGTCAAGGtatgatttttctttaaaatacttCTCCTTAGATGAATATATTATGTCAAAGCAATTCATTTCCTATCTCTTTCTCATGGTTTTGCAGGCAGATGCAAAAACATTCAGGTTTAGGGATAAAGTGTTGAAGAAAGGTGGAGTTTGGAAAGATATATACGGAATAGATGAGAAAAAGATTGCAAGTATGGTCCGAGATGACGAAATCGATATTTTGGTGGAGCTCACTGGCCATACAGCGAATAACAAGCTGGGAACAATGGCCTGCAGACCAGCACCTGTTCAGGTGAGAGGAATTAATAAAACTATCTcactatcttttttttctttttttcttttatgattttagatttttagtttACTTTAATTGGTTGAACTATCAGGTTACTTGGATCGGCTATCCAAATACTACAGGCTTGCCCACTGTTGATTACAGGATTACGGATTCGTTGGCTGATCCACTAGATACCAAACAGAAGTACGTTCTTGTTCATAACAAAATGGTTTTCTCGAGTTTCAGAGTGATCTAAATAGAGTCCTGAGTATTTATTCTTGTGTGTATTTAATTGCAGACAGGTTGAGGAGCTGGTTAGGCTTCCAGACTGTTTTCTTTGTTACACACCATCCCCAGAAGCTGGTCCTGTTTGTCCAACACCCGCTCTGTCCAATGGCTTTGTCACATTTGGTAGTTTCAACAATCTCGCAAAGGTTAGATAAACTACACATAAACCAATCTCGTGTAGTCTCTCTTTTAGTGGTTTGAAGGGTTTATCTTTGCGTTGCTGCAATCAGATCACTCCTAAGGTGCTGCAAGTATGGGCTAGGATACTGTGTGCGGTTCCCAACTCTCGTCTGGTGGTAAAATGCAAACCTTTCTGCTCTGACAGCATTAGGCAGAGGTTTCTCACGACGCTGGAGCAGCTTGGGTTAGAATCAAAGCGCGTTGATCTCTTGCCGCTTATTCTTTTCAACCATGACCATATGCAAGCTTATTCCCTAATGGATataaggtaattttttttgacaCATTGTATTTACTCAAAAACGCTAATAGATTAACAGATTACATTCTATGCAGTTTGGACACATTCCCTTATGCTGGAACTACCACAACCTGTGAATCTCTCTACATGGGAGTTCCATGTGTTACTATGGCTGGTTCAGTACATGCTCATAACGTTGGTGTCAGTCTTCTCAGTAACGTTGGTAAGCACTTGGTGCCAAAATTGGTTTATTACTGGAGACATCGTTTAGCTTATGCAACCGTTTCTTTTGATTCAGGTTTAGGACGCCTGGTTGCTAAAAATGAGGATGAGTATGTGCGGTTATCTGTTGATCTAGCTTCTGATGTCACCGCTCTTTCAAAACTGAGGATGAGTCTCCGGGATCTAATGGCTGGATCTCCTGTTTGTAACGGTCCTTCCTTTGCTGTTGCTCTTGAATCCGCGTACCGAAGTATGTGGAGAAGCTACTGCAAAGGTGAAGTACCGTCCTTAAAGCGAATGGAAAAGCTGCAAAAAGAGGTCCAAGAAGATCCCTTGATCTCATCAAGACTCAACGTTACTGGAGAAGCCACTCCTTCTCTCAAGGCCAATGGCTCTGCTCCTGTTCCTTCTTCCTTACCTACCCAGTCCTGGCAGCTCTCAAAGAACAGGGACTCCACTAGTTAAAAGTCAAAAACAGGATAACAGAGATTATAGATGTTGAGAAAACTTAATGCGTTTGCAGATTCTGGACCCATATGGGTGAAAGATGTGAAAGAGAGTCTCCATGAGATCCTCCTCTCTTTTGGCTTCCATGACTATAGGAATAGACTTTTAGATTACTGCTTGTGTAGTAAAAAGAATAGTATTCT encodes:
- the LOC106353052 gene encoding probable UDP-N-acetylglucosamine--peptide N-acetylglucosaminyltransferase SPINDLY isoform X2, which codes for MVVLEDNTERERSPPLVENGFANGPKAIQGNGNDNDTLSYANVLRARNKFSDALSLYETLLERDSNNVEAHIGKGICLQTQSKVNLAFDCFGEAIRLDPHNACALTHCGILHKEEGRLVEAAESYQRALMADASYKPAAECLAVVLTDLGTSLKLAGSTQEGIQKYYEALKIDPHYAPAYYNLGVVYSEMMQYDSALGCYEKAALERPMYAEAYCNMGVIYKNRGDLEMAITCYERCLAVSPNFEIAKNNMAIALTDLGTKVKLEGDVSQGVAYYKKALYYNWHYADAMYNLGVAYGEMLKFDMAIVFYELAFHFNPHCAEACNNLGVLYKDRDNLDKAVECYQSLNNLGVVYTVQGKMDAAADTIEKAILANPTYAEAFNNLGVLYRDAGNITAAIDAYEECLKIDQDSRNAGQNRLLAMNYINEGLDDKLYEAHRDWGWRFTRLHPQYTSWDNVKDPERPITIGYISPDFFTHSVSYFIEAPLTHHDYTKYRVVVYSAVVKADAKTFRFRDKVLKKGGVWKDIYGIDEKKIASMVRDDEIDILVELTGHTANNKLGTMACRPAPVQVTWIGYPNTTGLPTVDYRITDSLADPLDTKQKQVEELVRLPDCFLCYTPSPEAGPVCPTPALSNGFVTFGSFNNLAKITPKVLQVWARILCAVPNSRLVVKCKPFCSDSIRQRFLTTLEQLGLESKRVDLLPLILFNHDHMQAYSLMDISLDTFPYAGTTTTCESLYMGVPCVTMAGSVHAHNVGVSLLSNVGLGRLVAKNEDEYVRLSVDLASDVTALSKLRMSLRDLMAGSPVCNGPSFAVALESAYRSMWRSYCKGEVPSLKRMEKLQKEVQEDPLISSRLNVTGEATPSLKANGSAPVPSSLPTQSWQLSKNRDSTS
- the LOC106353052 gene encoding probable UDP-N-acetylglucosamine--peptide N-acetylglucosaminyltransferase SPINDLY isoform X1, with translation MVVLEDNTERERSPPLVENGFANGPKAIQGNGNDNDTLSYANVLRARNKFSDALSLYETLLERDSNNVEAHIGKGICLQTQSKVNLAFDCFGEAIRLDPHNACALTHCGILHKEEGRLVEAAESYQRALMADASYKPAAECLAVVLTDLGTSLKLAGSTQEGIQKYYEALKIDPHYAPAYYNLGVVYSEMMQYDSALGCYEKAALERPMYAEAYCNMGVIYKNRGDLEMAITCYERCLAVSPNFEIAKNNMAIALTDLGTKVKLEGDVSQGVAYYKKALYYNWHYADAMYNLGVAYGEMLKFDMAIVFYELAFHFNPHCAEACNNLGVLYKDRDNLDKAVECYQMALSIKPNFAQSLNNLGVVYTVQGKMDAAADTIEKAILANPTYAEAFNNLGVLYRDAGNITAAIDAYEECLKIDQDSRNAGQNRLLAMNYINEGLDDKLYEAHRDWGWRFTRLHPQYTSWDNVKDPERPITIGYISPDFFTHSVSYFIEAPLTHHDYTKYRVVVYSAVVKADAKTFRFRDKVLKKGGVWKDIYGIDEKKIASMVRDDEIDILVELTGHTANNKLGTMACRPAPVQVTWIGYPNTTGLPTVDYRITDSLADPLDTKQKQVEELVRLPDCFLCYTPSPEAGPVCPTPALSNGFVTFGSFNNLAKITPKVLQVWARILCAVPNSRLVVKCKPFCSDSIRQRFLTTLEQLGLESKRVDLLPLILFNHDHMQAYSLMDISLDTFPYAGTTTTCESLYMGVPCVTMAGSVHAHNVGVSLLSNVGLGRLVAKNEDEYVRLSVDLASDVTALSKLRMSLRDLMAGSPVCNGPSFAVALESAYRSMWRSYCKGEVPSLKRMEKLQKEVQEDPLISSRLNVTGEATPSLKANGSAPVPSSLPTQSWQLSKNRDSTS